A genomic segment from Spinacia oleracea cultivar Varoflay chromosome 3, BTI_SOV_V1, whole genome shotgun sequence encodes:
- the LOC110798726 gene encoding uncharacterized protein, with translation MTLRDVFQITGFPLLEIVAAVTNEGKSLQFDGVVNEGNRGKSIWDTFSRLPGRILDFSDADVAVDQYHRFKIRRESAHGESVCCNNVRALFDELPMPHIIVESHSFLLDLWTSGPLTEWDYAKAEKVQKVLRYNFVNNWQLTL, from the exons ATGACTTTAAGAGATGTGTTTCAAATTACTG GCTTTCCTCTCCTCGAAATCGTCGCCGCCGTCACGAATGAAGGAAAAAGTCTGCAGTTTGACGGAGTTGTGAATGAAGGAAATCGAGGGAAGAGTATATGGGATACTTTCTCCAGACTCCCag GGAGGATATTGGATTTTAGCGATGCGGATGTAGCTGTTGATCAATACCATAGATTCAAG ATTAGAAGGGAGAGTGCTCATGGAGAAAGTGTATGTTGCAACAATGTCAGAGCGCTCTTTGATGAGCTCCCAATGCCACATATCATTGTTGAATCACACTCTTTCCTGCTGGACCTCTGGACCTCTGGACCTCTTACAGAATGGGATTATGCCAAAGCTGAGAAAGTACAGAAGGTGCTCAGATATAACTTTGTAAATAATTGGCAACTAACTTTGTAA